Within the Garra rufa chromosome 16, GarRuf1.0, whole genome shotgun sequence genome, the region tgttgtgggggcatttccacgcacagaaacgtgacgtTGAActaaacgaactgtgattggttgtttgacatgtcgatcagacgggcttatgggcgggccttggccaatgaaagctgccatgaattccagaccttcagccatcagtctAAAGGTCTGGCTACGGGAGACTATGCAAACATTATCACATGGTtgaaaccttttttttctttgtgtaaTTTCCAGCAGAATTATTATACTGTCATATATATTTCCTTGCGACATAAAAATCACTCATGCTGTGATATCAGATTTTGGTCATACTCCCACCCGTAGACTGAATTAAAGAAAATGTTAATGTAATCAGTCATGGCTTATGCTATTGATGCCGTTCTATTACAAagattataataaaaatgaaccACCAATGTCTAGATTTAAAAAGGCTTACCTTTTTATGGGAGGAGCTCTGCTTGACTGACAGACTGTCTTTATCTTTTTGCTTCTTAGTTGCAGTCTTTTTTTGCACTTCAGAAGGTGTCTTCTCCTTGGCAGGCTTTTTCAGGTTCTTCTGTTTGGTGGTGGATACTTTTCCTTTGGAAGGTATCTCCTCTTTGGCTCCATTCATTTTTGCCTCTCCTTCTGCTTCTATTGTCTGGCTCTGTAGAAGGGATAAGGCTATCCCTTCTACCTTAACATGAGAAGAAAGCTTCCTCTCTGATGCCTTCTCCTCTTTTGCGGTCTCATCCTCTAACTGTTGAGACAATTTCCTTTCCTTCCATTCTCCTTTAACACTGTGAGCGCTTCTTTTACTAGGGGTACTAGATTTCATTTTTTGTCTACCATCAGATGCTTGACTTTCTGTCTGTTTTGCCTGCTTGTCTCGTGCCTTATCCTTGGGCACAGGAACGGTTGTGATCTCCGGTCTGCTTAGTGCTGCTATGGTGTCCGTTTGTGGAGAGGTTCTGTCTGATTTGATGACCTGTCCTTCTATAGCCCTGAATGGAGGAGAACTGGCGGTAAGGGTCTGCTGCAATGTGGACTCCTGACACCTGTTCGGCAAGCTTGCTACCTCAGGCCTCTTGGAGCCAACAGAAGATAGATTACAGTAGTTCTCACCTGTAAGCGCAGTGGTCTCAAGAGTTTTTTGCTTCACTATCGACTCCAGGTTAGACAGGGGAGATTTGGCCTTCTCCCACTTTTCATCCTCTACTTTAGTCGGGCTTAAGTGGGAGTTGTGGAACAGGGCTCTCTCACAACTGAGGGAGCTCTTTGTCTTTGGGGCTTGAGTCAGACTTGGTCTCTTCTGCAGGGATGTTCCTTGGGAAAGAACACAAGGTGGTTGCCACAAGGATTTAACTGGAGGTGTAAACAGGGTCCCTCCCTTTACACCAACAGATTTCTGGTGGGGCTGTGAATTTGCTGTAGCACATAATTGGGTGGATAAAAAACCTTGTTGAGTACCTGTCGAGAGCTTTCCACCTTTATTATGCTGGGCACCTTTAATAGCAAATGGCGCTTTCCTGTCTCTACACACCGGCTGCTCTCCTTGGTCAATGATGGAGATGGTTTCCTGTTTGGCAAATGTCTGAAGGTCTTCAACAAAAGCAGCACTTTTTCCATCTTTGCTACGTAAAGTAGATGCTAGAATGGGGCTTGCCACTCCTACATATGTACCAGGGAGATTATTTAAGGAGCCAGGAGATGAGCCTTTGGCCCAGGATGCATTAGGTTCCAAAGCATGGTGATTAGTTAGTTTTGAAGATGATTTCTGAGTTGCACCATTTCTTTGGGTGTCATACGTACTGGACGATCCAAAGGAAGCAGAATGAACCTTTTTTGAACCAGCAACATTTTTCGGATGAGATTCAGAAGGGTGATGTTCCGTGGCCACCAATGGGCTATTCTGAGCGTCTTTAATGCTTTTTTGTCTCTTGGACTTTGCAGACAGGTCAAGGGGCACGTCCCTTGACTCAACAGGGCAGGAAACACTGTGCTCCTCTGGAGTGGACAGAGTTTTTGGTTTCAGATACGCCAACGAGGTTTTCTCAGGACCTCTGTACGTTGAACCTTTTTCTACAAGGCTGAGCAGCCGACTTTGAGTGGTGATATTCGCCAGAGCCGGGCTGCAGCAGATGGCAGCAGTGGGAGAGATGGTGTAACGGGTTGGTGGAGCTGAGCCCTGCGTGGCTTGCTGTACTGGAAGGGCCAGAGCTGGGGCTGCTACAGAAGACATCGTGGCTTTATGCTCAGCTCCACCTTGAAAGCCCTTTGACAAAGAGTCACACCTGACTTTGGATCCTGAAGACTGAGGCTTCTTCTCAGCAGCAGGTCCTCTCCCCACAGAAAAGTGATACGGGTATGTTTTGAGCATAGGTGTCGCACTCGAACAAGAGATTTGCGCTGTGCAGTCCTTTTGAAACTGGCTAGCAGTGGCTTCTCTCAATGCTGCAATCTGACCTAACCCTGGTGGCAATGTGATCTTACAGAGGGGAGACGAAAAATTGGAGGGGGGGAGGAAAGCCACAGGCTGGCCGGGTTTAAACAGCGTGGAGCACTGGAACCCCAAAGGAACGCTTATCACAGGTTGGGCTGGTGCTGGTGCGTTAGTCTTCTTGTTTAGGTTTATACTAGAGTGAACAGAGTTCACAGGGTCCTCTGCAGTGACCTTTTTACCACAAGGCCACTGGTGAGTGGAGTAGATGCCAGCACCGTCAATCTTGCTTTTGGAAACCTCAGTCCGATCAGGCAACGGTGTGCTCAAGGGATCAGTGCTGAACACATTGCTGTGAGGCTGGGAGGGGGGAACTGGGGGACAATGATTTGAATTGCTGGCTTCTGAGCAGACGTCGGGCGTTTTGCAGTCTGTGGTCACCCTCAGCTTGTTCTGCTGACTTTGAGGTATGTCACCTCTAAGTTCAAGAGGCAGTGTCTGCTGTGGATTCCCCACCATGCTCTCAGACACCTGGGTAGGGGCACTGCTCTCTCTGCTTACCGTCCCTCCATCCCCTACATTCATTGGTGAGGGATCCACCTGATCAGAAAAACAAGGAGTTAGGTTTTGAAAAAGATCATGAAAGAGTCAGAGGGGGGACTATAACAATGAAATGTATGTTACCTGCATAGGCGTTTTCTCAACACATTACTCAGTGTGACTTTTTATGGGACTCTCTTCTGGGTAGTGTACAGTTCTGTAGTAGAAATAGATCATTTGCAGCTGAGAAATTGCACTAATTGAACATAtagaattatttaaaacaaaacatcatAACTTGGAACATTAAAGCCCTACAATTTCATTAAACAGAAcaacagtggtggccaaaattagtGTTTTCACTGgctaaaaaaatggttttaagtcagttatgtaaattttttgctgtagtgtgtcagtaggaaatatcagtttacatttccaaatattcattttgccattaattgtaataatccagtgagatatttgtttgcacaaggagtctgacaacagccagtgctccacacagagatctgatctcatcatcatctagtctgtctggaatgacatgaagaaacaaaacaaactgaaacaGACTAAATCCATAAGATGTattaagaaacctacctgcaaagcaataGTACTGTTAAAGGTTTTAGGCACTTTTTTCTTCTattctgtaaaatgaggatgctgtcaaaaataatgtcataaatagaaaaCTTCTATtatctaaattaaatcaacatttagtCTGACTaccctttgcgtttaaagcagcttttgtcctgcacatagtttttcaggtaggttTGCAGTTAAATccaaaagaactgtggcaacgtctccaagatgctttgaGAGGCCTACCTTTTTTGCAGGTATGTTTGTTGAAGCATCTTGGAGTCGTTGcaacagttcttctggattcagCCTGTCTCAGTTTGTAATTTTGTtctgtcattccagacagactggatgatgatgagatcagcactggttgttgtcagactccttgtgcaaacaaaaatatgactagattattacaattaatggcaaaatgaatgtctactgacacactacagcaaaaggtaGAAATGACTGACTTCAAACAATTCTTTAGCTGGTGGAAATACTCGTGTTCTAATAATTGTGGTATTAACAAAGCCACGATGTTGCTTTTTCACTCATTTTcacttaattattttttatttaagatacttaTAATTGATTCCAGAAGATAAATGTGTAGTTCTGCCAAGGTCAACTCAGACCTGATTAACTGAATCAAATGTAAAATATAGATTGCCATCTATATTACACATCACTAAGAGGCATTTGAACTAAGAGGTGATCTTGTTAGCGCATTCATTAAAAATGGTTCAGTTGGTAATACATTCACCTGACATTCCTACAACTGATAATCCCTATTAGTAGTGCAGAACTACATGTACCATGCACATTACTTCAAGAACTTCCAAATCATTCTGAGTGATATGAAATATTTCTAGTCACCAATAAGGGTTTTCAAAAATTCTTTCCATATGCCAAAAAAAGAATCTGACTTGACACAAAATGTCAAAACTTCTAGAATTTTAGCAAAAGACAGACATGGATGAGTTTTAATTATGATCGATGAGAACGTCTGCATGTTTTATCTCTCTTTCCCTGTAATCTGACAAAATTGACACTCTAACCATGAGGCCACAACATCACTTCTCTCGCTACAGTCAGTGATATGAGACAGGCTGGAAACTTCCTGTGAGTAACAGAGGTTTCCTTAGTCAAGATGTCACAATTTCCTTCAGACCACAGCTTGAGTAGGAATAGATATTACACTTACAGTGTTCAGATTTAAATAACAGATTTTAAAAGAATACAATGATCTCCTGCTACATATTCCAGCGATTTACATTCTTAATTACACGTTTGCAAATGCATGCTGTCATCTTCTCCTGCAGGAGAGACTAAATTGTGAAAACACTGAGTTTGATCCGTGACTCTCTTTGAGTTTGTGAGTAAGTCAATTTCGAGTATCCAAGGCAGCGCCTAAACACTGAAAACTCAGACGAGCAAAAACCTCAGCTTCCACAGCTGAAGGGACAGTTTTCACTGCGACAACATCCTCTTAACCCACATTGCATGTGACGACGGGCTGGTCAAAGTCTGCATACTCGAATCCCCCCCCTTTTTAAAGAAGCAGAGCACCCAATACTGATCACCTCCCAAAACCTTACACAGCGCAATGAAGGGGAATAGTCGATCGCGTTAAAGGCCGCAAATGCCAAGGGTTGAGGATAAAGGATGTAAGGCCATGCAAAAGTTGATGCTGGTTTTACTGCCTCATTACCTCCATGGGACAAACTACAGTAGATCAAGACATATCAACAGCGCAGAAGAAAACAGCGCAACCATTAATGTGATGCTGTGTCTAACACAAGCGCTTTAGTCTTTACAGACATTAGATAGAGGCAAAGCATCTCATGTCCACAGTCACAGAGTGTGCATTACTAAAATGTTTGCTTATAATGAGGTGGTCAAGCTGTGATTTAATCTAATACCAATAGCGCCGTGTGTCAGGTCTTGCAAAACTCCTATCAGAGAGCAACAGATTAAATCAATATACAGGGTTTCCACACTTTTTGACAAATTAATTTCCATGACCTTTCCAGTCATGCATTATTAGCGAATAAGGTTTTTAAAGACTGTGGTGGTGGTAGATTTCCATTATATGTCAGATAATTGCTTTTCAAAGATTTAAATGATCTTAATTATTTTTGTACAATATAACCATAAATTCTGGTTTTACtacatgtatgtgaccctggaccacaaaaccagtcataagtagctaTTTGCATATTTGCAATATAGTATACAATATACTAATatagtataggtcaaaattattgatttttttttatgccaaaaatcattaggatattaagtaaagatcaagatagtttgtaaatttcctactgtaaatatatcaaaactttatttttgattagtgataagcattgctaagaacttaatttggacaacttttaaggcaattttttaaggatttttttttttgcacacatttttttttccctcacattcctgattttcaaattgttgtatctcagccaaatactgtcctatcctatttattcaattttcagattatgtataaatctcaatttcaaaaaactgacccttactactggttttgtggtccagggtcacatataggcaaTGTAATATTTTAGAGCACAGCATAAAACAGAAAAACTTAAACTCACTATAGAAAATGTCAATGAGTTTTACTCATTTTAATGACTGTGCCATAAAGttaggaaaatcaattaaaaatcTTGGTATTTTTGGATTTTCATGTTGGTGGAAGCCTGAATACAAAATCAAACCAAAAGATCTGAAGTTGCACATTCTTGCACCCGAGACAAAATCACCCTGATGTCTCTCGAGGTTATGttcttaatttaaaattaatgacATTATTAAGACCAAAtgtgccctggaccacaaaatcacacagatatatttgtagcaatagccaaaaatacattgcatgggtcaaaataataataatttttcctTATGCCAAAaactattaggatattaagtaaagatcatgttcaatgaagatattttgtaaatttcctactgtaaacatatcaaaacttaattttaattagtaatatgcattgctaagtacttaatttggacaactataaaggcgattgaagcatatttattcagctttcatatgatgtagaatttgacacttatgactggttttgtggtccagggtcacaaatattactTCAGAAAATCAAAGTGCATGCATAACCATCGCAATTAACCAAATCTAAACGGCTAAGTCTCAAACACAAACAACATAAAAACCGCAAACTTCGCATCAGAATTCAGGTGAGCGCAGCAGCTCCACGTTGACGATACAGGTGACAGCTGTCTTAAAATACGAACTGCTTATCTTTCTGACTTCAAATGAGATGCAACTGATGTGGGTACACTTAAAGTACCTGTCTAGCATAACCGAGCCGTATAGGCCTTTAGCGAAAGTCTGCTGATTGGAAAGTTTATGATGTGTTATACGCGTGATTATATCTGCAGCTAAAGATAGACCCGATCATTTTCGTGCAGACGTTTTTCATCTCGAGGCATCTCAATTATTGAAAACGCAGGATTCAGTGGGAGTGGGAGCCCGTGTTTTTCTTCAGCCCTCGTTCTTTTGAATGGGGTTACCAGCGCAATGATAGACGGAGACGAGGAAATAAGCATCGTCTCTCCTCTCCCTAGACCGGAGCTCGGCACACACTCACGGTCTCCCGGTCAGTCCGCAGCCCGGAGCTCATTTATGCACAAAGGATGATGCAGAAAAGCAGTCGATGACCAGCCAATGTCACGTATCCACAGCGAGCTTAATATTAGGACAGAGCATCGTCCTAGAAGAGAGCAAAATGTTTGTTTCTCTGACCAACCCACTCGCTCGTTCGAGCTGGAGCTACTAAAAAAACCGTATCACACAATACAAGAGACTCTCAGGTGACACGAAACGCCTCGCGTGCCGAAATGGGAGCCAGTGATAAATATCGGCGATGTTCACACACAAAAACAAGCAAATGTAGGTCCCGCGATCGGGGATTAGCCAAAATAGACGTTTTCTTACACTGTCCGTGCGGCCACGATGTGGTCAAACTAACCGACGCGTTCGTACTGGCCGAATCCTGTCAAACTATGAAGTGACCGTTGGTTTTTCGCTAAACGCGAACCGAGCTATGACGTCTGAATGAGAAGTCGAGACAAAATACACGGGCAGAGAAATGTCACACGCACACATTTAGGTTGGATGATATCTCGTTCGCGAGGAAACATCGTACTTTGGCTGTCTCTCTCTCCACACTGCCCTCGAGGAGTGTTTGGAAACTAATATAGGGTCGCCGAGTTTCCCGTACGCTCCTTATTATGATCGTCACTTGTGCTGCGTGACACGCGGGGAGAGCGTTATTTCGTACGGAGCAAGGTGTACGAAACTGAAGGAGCGATTTTCAGATCCCTGCGCAGCGAAGTCTCCCCTCTAACTACTCTGCCACCGTACGACACGAAATGTGTCCATAGCGGAGCAGCTCCAACAATCCAACTGTTATGACATGCCACAGCCCCAGAACCGATTCCTTCGTCCGTGCAGCCCCGAATAATTCCAAAAGGCAATTAGCGAGCCAAATAACGATGTCAGATTGTACAAACGTGCACCAACCCGTTTGACCGACATTTGGAAGATGTTCGCGCATCAAGATAACGGCTTTAATCCGCTCTTCCGTTCTTGTCGCTTGCAGTTCACTAATCTCGACGATTTTCGGTTCTGAAAGTCCGGGGGGGTTCGTACCGTATCTCTCTGTCTCTGGTCtggtgggagagagagaggggcaGAAGGAGTCGAGCTCGTGTGGGAGTTGTAGTGCGCCGACATCCACGCCCTGACCGCGTTCGCCCGGAGAAGGGAGGAGCGAGGACTGCAGGTCCCAGCATGCACCGCGAGAATCCAGCCGCTCAAGGGGAAAGGGGATCGCAACGGTGCGCTAAACTGCAAACCCTACCCGAGTAACAAAGTGAAAATACACCCTCTGTCTCAATTAAACCGTTGCTCTCGGACCCGACACGCGAGGGTCGCCGACTAGCACAGGCGTGTTTGTATTCTCTAGCTTTTAAATTTGCACACGTGGGCCGGCACAAAAAAAAAGAGTTGAGACAAACATTGCAGCGGAATTAATAAAAACCCTGCTCGGTCTCGAACTATTTCAATAGAGCCACGAGACCGATGTCCACTAGAGGATCATCAATAGTAGATGCACATTAGGATCCTCACTACAGACGCACACTGATGGATTCAGATGTTTATATTATCAACCTAAAATAAACAGATATTCAATTTGAGAAGATTAGACTTCTTTGTCAACACATGGTGCATAATACAAGATCTTTAACACATaccaagttaaatttaaacaATATCATGTAGCCAACTCTGTTTTATGTAAACAGGAATAACACTTCAAAAAAGATTTTGGGATCCTCAGGTGGATTTACTCTACCTAACTTCTCTGAAAGCCCACGACTGACCTTCAACTTTAAGTTTTCTTGCCACCAGGTGACAACTAGCATCAGCTGTTAGAAAATATCTCTGGAGCTTCGACAGTGCTGGACTGTTACTAGGTTACTCTTCAGAAGATACTGAGCAAGTGCTATTGTTATTTCTCCTGAAACATCTATTAATCCTCAGAGTAGCTTAGCAATTGTGACTCGTTTGAAGGCTAAATCGTGTCGCTTATTAGAACAAACAGTGAAAAGTTTTGCTTGATTATTTCATGCAAAAAGGAACTGAGACCATACAAGAACCACCTTAATCATTAGAAATAAGTATacgtgacccaggaccacaaaaccagggtcaatttttttaaaaattgagatttatatatcatctgaaagctgaataaataagcttgctgatgtaggacaggacaatatttggctgagatacaactatttgaaaatctagaatcaaaatattgagaaaatgcaTATTtcgaatcaaaaattaagttttgatatatttacggtaggaaatttacaaaatatctttatggaacatgatctttacttaacaatAACGTTTCCAATAGGCTGAAGGATCTTTCAGAGCACCACAGTCAGTCAGATGATGAAACTGACTTACAATATGCATCAAACTTTTTTCTGTCAGAGCCTGATCTTTTCTGTTTCTAAAGCAGACATAATGTTCAGAAAcattcatgatctttacttaatatccaaatattttttgacattaaagaaaatcaataattttaactcaaaatacaatgtattgttgatattgctacaaacatacccatactacttaagactggttttgtggttcagggtcacatattagttttCGTCCAGCTCATTAAAATGGCCTGGCTTTCAATCTGTTTTTGACATTCAAATAGAacacatttctaattattatgcTAATCTTTTAAAACCCATGCTTTAAGAATAGTGAAAACAAGCAAACTGATAatatcagttttcattttaagtaaAATCACAGGCTCTATGTACATGAAGATAACTAAATAATACAAACATCATTCCTCTGTGGATCTATAAAgtcagttcttgtcatatttcaaAATTAGGtcaatttaaaagaatgttgttgttttttctgcagTCGTGCTTATCTCAAAATAATCAGTCAGTTTTTTCAGCAGCAATCTGGGGTTATCTTCCTTGTATCAAGACAAGACAATGGGCATGATGATAGCTAAATCAGGTCCATCAGCTGTCCAGTAGCCATTTGCTGGCTTCTTTGATCTTGGATTTAACAAGCAACCCCTACTTTTCAGCCTCAGACACTGTGCATTGTAAGCTACACAGTGTGATTCAACCTGTCAGCCAAACACTCTTTATTACATCCCAACGGTCCTTTTCTGCTTTATTAAACATTATTCACACAATGGCTTATTTACAATACACAATATCTTTACAAATATTTGCACCAACACCATGAATCTGTAACACCAGACAATATTCCACAATTTGAATTCATATTCCACCAACCAAAACAATAACGTTTCCAATAGGCTGAAGGATCTTTCAGAGCACCACAGTCAGTCAGATGATGAAACTGACTTACAATATGCATCACTTGCAGTCCAACTTTTTTCTGTCGAAGCCTGATCTTTTCTGTTTCTAAAGCAGACATAATGTTCAGAAACCAATGTATTGTAATGAATATCTCAAGACCAAATCATTTTCCCTGTCCCCGTCTTCAGACGAAGCCTTACTGAGCAGCACAAGATTACACATTGACTCGCAAAGTTACCTCAAGCTGCCATTTGAATGCATTCGGCACCGGAGATTCGCCAGACCATGACATTATGATTGAATGACTGCGTATGTAATACAGCCTATAATCCTGTAAAGTTCTGTTCAATTAGGTGACGCTCGTGCGTTTGATGATTAGCATAAGAATAAACAGGCTTTTATTCCGAGAGAAAAATGCTGAGATGACTCTGCATCATCATCGGACAAAAATGTAGGCTAATATCACACAAATTTCCCGTAGTGCTCCTCCTGAAACACATCCACGTAAACAGATGtgaattttaacattttgagccGATGACctatttttgtcataactgctcCGATGCGAACTGACCCCATAGACTGCGCTGAGAGCATCACGTTTTCTTGAGGCTCTAACACTGATGTtgctgtaaaaatacagggtATTAATTGTGACTGCAACATATGAGTAAGACAATTATATCAGACAGGCGCACTCACTGCAACGAGGACTAATTGCATTATTAAAAGCTAAAATATTGTAAACAAGACGAAACGTGCCACACATgcacccatctatctatctatgaaaGCTGATACATTAACAGTAAGGAAAGGCCTATTAAGAGACACTGAAAAGTTTTACTTGATCAGTGCCAATTTCCAGCCACCATTAGCTGCTTTAAACAGGCCTGACTGCAAATGAGAGTCATCGCTTGGGCAACATTTACAACTTAGTTTCAAAACACAATTAAAAAGAATTGGCACGGGAAATGACAACAGAAAGGCCGTGCAACAGTGCAAACTGGGGTGTCTGACCGGTACATGCTCGACTGCATGACTGAGGTAATGTCGCAAGGGTGGGAGAAGAGAGCACATGAAGTGGGCAGGTTGAGAGGATGCAAAAGAGATCCAAACTTATTCCAGCGTGAATTAACGCGCATTTGCGCGATGCATCACTTTCGTAGGCCTTAACGCACATAATGACATTGGCTCGTGCGATCGCGTGCGGTCAGTTTAGGACACAACATTAtccatatattttcaaatgttgcCGCATGTTGTCTTTGCACTGTATTAATCCATCCAACCGTTTCGGATAGTTAGATCTCGTCGTGACAGGATGTTAGGACTTTGATGCACTCATGTACAAGTGCAAAGTTTAGAGAGTTGACTGTCGCCCTCCATTGCGTTGTGCAATGCCCCCTTTAATGCCCCCTCGCTCGCCAGTATAGCGCCTTTGTTATTAATCGCATGGAATCGCGCCGCCTTACCTTAACGGCCCCAAACTGTTTTCCTACGCCTCTGAACTTGACGTATTCATCCAAACGCAGGGGGAAGTGCCTGTGCCTGTTGTTTTCGTTACCGTCCGATAGTATGATTCAGTGGAGGATTTAACACTGTGAATTTTGGGTTTCTCCCCGCGATCTTCCCTCATCGCCGCAGCAGCTGGAGAGGAAAATCGCGCACGCTGGGTCCTAAAGCCGGCTGCGTTCCCACAGGTGACCAGGCTCCGTAGCCGGGCGCACTGGTTACGAGCTACGCTCCCCTGGCTTCCTCCGAACTCCTATCTATGGTAAGTGTTCGTGCAGACAGGTAAACAGACGCTATAAGGTTAGACAGGTTATTAATTTATACTATTTTAACATGCAATCATTATTtctttcattaaaatatttttctgaTTAAAAGGCTTGCGTGGTCCCTTTGTTCGTTTTTGTTTTCCGTACAACTTTGAACGTGAAATACCCATGTAAGAAACtgcactgtgttttttttttttttttttcaacagaaaAA harbors:
- the bcorl1 gene encoding uncharacterized protein bcorl1 isoform X2, with the protein product MQVDPSPMNVGDGGTVSRESSAPTQVSESMVGNPQQTLPLELRGDIPQSQQNKLRVTTDCKTPDVCSEASNSNHCPPVPPSQPHSNVFSTDPLSTPLPDRTEVSKSKIDGAGIYSTHQWPCGKKVTAEDPVNSVHSSINLNKKTNAPAPAQPVISVPLGFQCSTLFKPGQPVAFLPPSNFSSPLCKITLPPGLGQIAALREATASQFQKDCTAQISCSSATPMLKTYPYHFSVGRGPAAEKKPQSSGSKVRCDSLSKGFQGGAEHKATMSSVAAPALALPVQQATQGSAPPTRYTISPTAAICCSPALANITTQSRLLSLVEKGSTYRGPEKTSLAYLKPKTLSTPEEHSVSCPVESRDVPLDLSAKSKRQKSIKDAQNSPLVATEHHPSESHPKNVAGSKKVHSASFGSSSTYDTQRNGATQKSSSKLTNHHALEPNASWAKGSSPGSLNNLPGTYVGVASPILASTLRSKDGKSAAFVEDLQTFAKQETISIIDQGEQPVCRDRKAPFAIKGAQHNKGGKLSTGTQQGFLSTQLCATANSQPHQKSVGVKGGTLFTPPVKSLWQPPCVLSQGTSLQKRPSLTQAPKTKSSLSCERALFHNSHLSPTKVEDEKWEKAKSPLSNLESIVKQKTLETTALTGENYCNLSSVGSKRPEVASLPNRCQESTLQQTLTASSPPFRAIEGQVIKSDRTSPQTDTIAALSRPEITTVPVPKDKARDKQAKQTESQASDGRQKMKSSTPSKRSAHSVKGEWKERKLSQQLEDETAKEEKASERKLSSHVKVEGIALSLLQSQTIEAEGEAKMNGAKEEIPSKGKVSTTKQKNLKKPAKEKTPSEVQKKTATKKQKDKDSLSVKQSSSHKKKKDALPGVGKSVLKDATSPAPKVGGKTRKGKNCSANVEHSDSNKIVTDPENSPCRSPQVDRVSSSLSSPGWPSKESDSQEEASPRLRRGRRRTDEALLRDWSFATPPTPPPLDPPSTPPPTPPPPVPVRRPRGRPRINPLPEEVDADKDRPTEGGDTSSIKKRKRCKNRKYQNGEYITEKDKVADGEEEKLGVEDDEKMGVYPCLSATLTGEVPSPDISPRRTLFTRSGSARPQESPPVTQPNDKPSGKRKFKSKHLCDTDDQKKLKTKKGSLGKRTVPLVSDEEGPAAKKTPTPPYASPKQSNSPPSGKKGTAGKSGIPESTPSRPVPPEVRRLIVNKNAGETLLQRAARLGYQDVVLYCLEKDVREVNRRDNAGYTALHEACARGWTHIVQVLLKHGADVNCSAQDGTRPIHDAVAADNLAAVWMLLNHGADPTLATYSGQTAVKLAQSPGMKTFLKEYFTDLEGRKEQDPSLQWDFYSSSVFETEQEPCWDFLLSQPEEEGGDNLSDQGKERDTDTDCLLFEFSSEPLLPCYHVQVSLTQGFCNWFLLADVLKRLKMSARIFRARYPQFEVASIAQAEMWKQVSVSQTCIAPDELQPDDEDGEETVELVRCVPELQGLLGSSIQLLREDEDDKSGPNVRPCSR
- the bcorl1 gene encoding uncharacterized protein bcorl1 isoform X1 — encoded protein: MQVDPSPMNVGDGGTVSRESSAPTQVSESMVGNPQQTLPLELRGDIPQSQQNKLRVTTDCKTPDVCSEASNSNHCPPVPPSQPHSNVFSTDPLSTPLPDRTEVSKSKIDGAGIYSTHQWPCGKKVTAEDPVNSVHSSINLNKKTNAPAPAQPVISVPLGFQCSTLFKPGQPVAFLPPSNFSSPLCKITLPPGLGQIAALREATASQFQKDCTAQISCSSATPMLKTYPYHFSVGRGPAAEKKPQSSGSKVRCDSLSKGFQGGAEHKATMSSVAAPALALPVQQATQGSAPPTRYTISPTAAICCSPALANITTQSRLLSLVEKGSTYRGPEKTSLAYLKPKTLSTPEEHSVSCPVESRDVPLDLSAKSKRQKSIKDAQNSPLVATEHHPSESHPKNVAGSKKVHSASFGSSSTYDTQRNGATQKSSSKLTNHHALEPNASWAKGSSPGSLNNLPGTYVGVASPILASTLRSKDGKSAAFVEDLQTFAKQETISIIDQGEQPVCRDRKAPFAIKGAQHNKGGKLSTGTQQGFLSTQLCATANSQPHQKSVGVKGGTLFTPPVKSLWQPPCVLSQGTSLQKRPSLTQAPKTKSSLSCERALFHNSHLSPTKVEDEKWEKAKSPLSNLESIVKQKTLETTALTGENYCNLSSVGSKRPEVASLPNRCQESTLQQTLTASSPPFRAIEGQVIKSDRTSPQTDTIAALSRPEITTVPVPKDKARDKQAKQTESQASDGRQKMKSSTPSKRSAHSVKGEWKERKLSQQLEDETAKEEKASERKLSSHVKVEGIALSLLQSQTIEAEGEAKMNGAKEEIPSKGKVSTTKQKNLKKPAKEKTPSEVQKKTATKKQKDKDSLSVKQSSSHKKKKDALPGVGKSVLKDATSPAPKVGGKTRKGKNCSANVEHSDSNKIVTDPENSPCRSPQVDRVSSSLSSPGWPSKESDSQEEASPRLRRGRRRTDEALLRDWSFATPPTPPPLDPPSTPPPTPPPPVPVRRPRGRPRINPLPEEVDADKDRPTEGGDTSSIKKRKRCKNRKYQNGEYITEKDKVADGEEEKLGVEDGEATNEKMGVYPCLSATLTGEVPSPDISPRRTLFTRSGSARPQESPPVTQPNDKPSGKRKFKSKHLCDTDDQKKLKTKKGSLGKRTVPLVSDEEGPAAKKTPTPPYASPKQSNSPPSGKKGTAGKSGIPESTPSRPVPPEVRRLIVNKNAGETLLQRAARLGYQDVVLYCLEKDVREVNRRDNAGYTALHEACARGWTHIVQVLLKHGADVNCSAQDGTRPIHDAVAADNLAAVWMLLNHGADPTLATYSGQTAVKLAQSPGMKTFLKEYFTDLEGRKEQDPSLQWDFYSSSVFETEQEPCWDFLLSQPEEEGGDNLSDQGKERDTDTDCLLFEFSSEPLLPCYHVQVSLTQGFCNWFLLADVLKRLKMSARIFRARYPQFEVASIAQAEMWKQVSVSQTCIAPDELQPDDEDGEETVELVRCVPELQGLLGSSIQLLREDEDDKSGPNVRPCSR